Proteins found in one Brevibacillus brevis genomic segment:
- a CDS encoding DUF2087 domain-containing protein: MSLHEAFWSASLQEWKQGYIEQDEHFMCLLCGEQVEKGIIYPVEGVLYEASRFMRHHIEVAHGSVFTHLSQLDKRLTGLSDHQVNLLRLFYQGKTDAEVQSEMGIGSASTIRNHRFALKEKERQAKVFLVMMELLHEADKNQSSNDAKSSKQKNTSKDGDAAEYVAIVKKFLPNGLSGRLERFPRKQKHKLILLEEISKKFELDRFYTEREVNEILEGLYDDYVTLRRYLVDVGLMDRQADGSQYWRIAVENEGEERGAQQMNRKQELKQMYKEVETDAGVYQIKNKQNDKVFIARTNNLKTINGRKFMLQHGSHPNRELQKDWDKYGSDAFEIEVLEKVEKKDHPYFDLKDALEKLEDKWMKKLAPYGDRGYHVQKDPS; encoded by the coding sequence ATGAGTCTTCATGAAGCATTTTGGAGCGCTTCTCTTCAAGAATGGAAGCAAGGTTACATCGAACAAGATGAACATTTCATGTGTTTGCTCTGTGGGGAACAGGTGGAGAAAGGAATCATTTATCCGGTGGAGGGTGTCCTGTACGAAGCGTCCCGCTTTATGCGCCATCATATCGAGGTTGCGCACGGTTCTGTCTTTACCCACCTGAGCCAGTTGGATAAACGATTGACTGGCTTGTCTGATCATCAAGTTAATTTGCTTCGCCTTTTTTACCAAGGAAAGACAGACGCCGAGGTTCAATCTGAAATGGGGATCGGCAGTGCATCAACGATCCGTAATCACCGCTTTGCACTCAAGGAAAAAGAACGTCAGGCCAAGGTATTTCTGGTCATGATGGAATTATTGCATGAAGCGGATAAAAATCAATCGTCCAATGATGCCAAATCAAGCAAGCAAAAGAACACCTCGAAAGATGGCGATGCCGCTGAGTATGTCGCGATCGTAAAGAAATTCCTGCCAAATGGATTATCAGGTCGATTAGAGCGCTTCCCGCGCAAGCAAAAGCATAAACTCATCCTACTCGAAGAGATTTCTAAAAAATTTGAGCTTGATCGTTTCTACACCGAGCGGGAAGTGAATGAGATTTTGGAAGGTCTCTATGACGATTATGTGACCTTGCGGAGATATTTAGTCGATGTGGGTTTGATGGATAGACAGGCGGACGGCAGTCAATATTGGCGGATCGCTGTGGAAAATGAAGGAGAGGAGCGGGGGGCTCAGCAGATGAATCGCAAGCAAGAGCTCAAGCAGATGTACAAGGAAGTAGAAACCGATGCAGGCGTTTATCAAATAAAAAACAAGCAAAATGACAAAGTCTTCATCGCCAGAACGAATAACCTAAAAACGATCAACGGTAGAAAGTTCATGCTTCAGCATGGCTCGCATCCGAATCGTGAACTGCAAAAAGACTGGGATAAATACGGTTCGGACGCTTTCGAAATCGAAGTGCTAGAGAAGGTTGAAAAGAAAGACCATCCGTATTTTGATCTGAAGGATGCCCTGGAAAAACTCGAAGATAAGTGGATGAAAAAGCTGGCGCCATATGGTGATCGAGGCTATCACGTGCAAAAGGATCCGTCCTAG
- the gerQ gene encoding spore coat protein GerQ yields MSQQMPYTGFPQQQYGYDMYPSAQYPYGIPQQQQQMIQQQQPQLVPMQPSGSLIPGMPITPGQVQEESYIENILRLNRGKVITVYQTFENNSQWNAKIFRGVLETAGRDHIIISDPQTGKRYLLLMVNTDYITADEELNYIPPQLPTGVR; encoded by the coding sequence ATGAGTCAACAAATGCCTTACACTGGTTTCCCTCAACAACAATACGGCTACGACATGTACCCATCCGCACAGTATCCATACGGAATACCTCAGCAACAACAGCAGATGATCCAGCAGCAGCAACCTCAACTGGTTCCGATGCAACCAAGCGGATCCTTGATTCCCGGAATGCCCATTACCCCTGGGCAAGTACAGGAAGAGTCGTACATCGAAAACATCCTTCGCCTGAACCGAGGCAAAGTCATTACAGTGTACCAAACATTTGAAAACAACAGCCAATGGAACGCTAAAATTTTCCGTGGTGTCCTCGAAACAGCTGGCCGGGACCACATCATTATCAGCGATCCGCAAACTGGCAAACGCTATTTGCTCCTCATGGTCAACACCGATTACATCACGGCGGATGAAGAGTTGAATTACATCCCGCCTCAGCTTCCAACAGGAGTTCGGTAA
- a CDS encoding cell wall hydrolase, with product MAVIKANSKDVDMLARLIRAEAEGEGELGMLMVGNVGVNRILGNCLDFKNIRSMRDMVYQSPGGFEAVQKPYFYQRTRDKERRLAQRAVNGEKTRPASNALWFYRPAGNCPATWWDQQNSGRYKAHCFFVPTPADCPRVY from the coding sequence ATGGCCGTCATCAAAGCGAACTCCAAAGATGTCGATATGCTTGCCAGACTGATTCGAGCTGAGGCTGAGGGTGAAGGTGAGTTGGGCATGTTGATGGTTGGCAACGTTGGGGTAAATCGGATTTTAGGTAACTGCCTTGACTTCAAAAACATTCGCAGCATGCGTGACATGGTCTATCAATCTCCGGGAGGATTCGAAGCGGTCCAAAAGCCGTATTTCTATCAACGGACCAGAGATAAAGAAAGACGATTGGCACAGCGCGCAGTCAATGGCGAAAAGACCCGTCCGGCTAGCAACGCATTATGGTTTTACCGGCCTGCCGGAAACTGTCCAGCTACCTGGTGGGATCAACAAAACTCCGGTCGCTATAAGGCACACTGCTTCTTCGTTCCAACACCAGCAGATTGTCCACGCGTCTATTAA
- a CDS encoding MerR family transcriptional regulator, translated as MSREGIQKEESWTISDLAQQLDVSTRTIRYYEELGLIFPSRTEKGSRYYNRKDRARLRLILRGKRFGFSLDQIREMIELFDEDRTGRAQLLRTIEYGNQKLAEIDEKIMELRQLREDILVYKQNFEQKLLEENEEEKR; from the coding sequence ATGAGCAGAGAAGGAATACAGAAGGAAGAATCGTGGACCATCTCTGATCTTGCTCAACAATTAGATGTCAGCACCAGAACGATTCGGTACTACGAAGAGCTCGGCTTGATTTTCCCCAGTCGGACAGAGAAGGGAAGCAGGTACTACAACCGCAAGGATCGTGCCAGGCTGCGACTCATTCTGCGAGGGAAGCGCTTCGGATTTTCGTTGGATCAGATTCGCGAGATGATTGAGCTGTTCGACGAGGACCGTACAGGTCGGGCGCAGCTTTTGCGAACGATTGAGTACGGCAACCAAAAGCTGGCTGAGATCGACGAGAAAATCATGGAACTCCGACAACTGAGAGAAGACATTCTCGTCTACAAGCAAAACTTTGAACAAAAATTGCTTGAAGAAAATGAGGAGGAGAAACGATGA
- a CDS encoding class I adenylate-forming enzyme family protein — translation MNVSALLAANGRKYSDKPALVAGDVEVSYSQWDTRSTQWACYLRELGIEQGDRVVMLMPNCPEFAIFYVAVIRSGALVVPINARSTQEEVRHICDHAGAKALLVHDALVPIVNEWVLQTPQLVAIKTGRSQGNWHGIADWDGNDLSLDKMNTLSSQPYLVNMNEDSEVSILYTSGTTGRPKGVLYTHRSLLTVAKMMSIELTMTHRSRILHLMPLSHSAPLHLFFIAGLMLGATQVMALTFSPQLLLDLVQQHRITHFFGAPVAYLLTMKHPEFAAYDLSSIEYWMYGGAPLSKEMASLMEKAYGRDKLACVYGLTEAGPTGMCLLHREHPDKIGSIGNRGVLFVEMEVVDERGERCASGEVGEIRLRGEGTMKSYYNNPEATAETIRDGWVYTGDIARVDEDGFLWMIDRKKDVMITGGVNVYPKEIEQLLERHPSIGEVAVVGLPHLEWGETVTAYVVLKSGVDTNRDWLEEIQSFLRGHLADYKLPRQVNIVPALPRNTSGKVLKHVLRDVRSQKEVELR, via the coding sequence ATGAACGTATCAGCTCTGCTCGCAGCAAACGGAAGGAAATACTCTGACAAGCCCGCTCTGGTTGCAGGGGATGTGGAGGTCAGCTATTCTCAGTGGGATACACGCTCTACGCAGTGGGCTTGCTATTTGCGAGAGCTTGGCATCGAGCAAGGGGATCGGGTCGTCATGCTGATGCCCAATTGTCCGGAGTTTGCCATTTTTTACGTCGCCGTCATTCGCAGTGGTGCCCTCGTCGTGCCGATCAATGCACGCTCAACCCAAGAAGAAGTACGACATATATGTGATCATGCCGGAGCAAAGGCACTTCTTGTTCACGATGCCCTCGTGCCTATCGTCAATGAGTGGGTCCTCCAAACGCCCCAACTTGTAGCAATCAAAACAGGCAGGAGCCAAGGGAATTGGCATGGCATTGCTGACTGGGATGGCAATGATCTGTCTTTAGATAAAATGAATACGCTTTCTTCGCAGCCTTATTTGGTGAACATGAATGAAGATAGCGAAGTCAGCATCCTCTATACATCTGGCACGACTGGACGACCTAAAGGGGTGCTTTATACACATAGAAGCTTGTTGACTGTCGCGAAAATGATGTCGATTGAACTGACGATGACACATCGTTCCCGAATTTTACATTTGATGCCGCTGAGTCATTCGGCTCCCCTCCATCTCTTTTTCATTGCAGGGCTCATGCTTGGCGCCACCCAGGTAATGGCCCTGACCTTCTCGCCGCAGCTTCTTTTGGATTTGGTGCAGCAGCATCGGATTACGCATTTCTTCGGTGCGCCAGTAGCGTATTTGCTGACGATGAAGCATCCCGAGTTTGCGGCGTACGATCTGTCTTCCATCGAATATTGGATGTATGGCGGTGCTCCGCTGTCCAAAGAGATGGCTTCGCTCATGGAAAAAGCTTATGGACGCGATAAACTGGCGTGCGTCTACGGCTTGACAGAGGCGGGGCCGACCGGAATGTGTCTTTTGCACAGAGAGCATCCGGACAAAATCGGTAGTATAGGCAATCGTGGTGTATTGTTCGTCGAAATGGAGGTCGTAGACGAGCGAGGAGAGCGATGCGCCAGTGGCGAAGTGGGCGAAATTCGCTTGCGCGGAGAAGGGACAATGAAAAGTTACTACAACAATCCAGAGGCTACAGCAGAAACCATACGCGATGGCTGGGTGTACACTGGTGATATTGCACGCGTGGATGAGGATGGATTTTTGTGGATGATTGATCGCAAAAAAGACGTGATGATCACGGGTGGGGTAAACGTCTATCCCAAAGAAATCGAGCAGTTGTTGGAGCGTCATCCGTCGATTGGCGAGGTAGCTGTTGTGGGTTTGCCGCATCTGGAGTGGGGCGAGACGGTTACAGCGTATGTGGTCCTGAAATCAGGAGTCGATACCAATCGAGATTGGCTAGAGGAAATCCAAAGCTTTTTGCGCGGTCATCTCGCCGATTACAAGCTCCCTCGACAAGTAAATATCGTTCCTGCACTGCCGCGGAATACGAGCGGAAAAGTCCTGAAGCATGTATTGCGTGATGTCCGTTCCCAAAAGGAAGTGGAGCTGAGATGA
- a CDS encoding acyl-CoA dehydrogenase family protein — MSDLQTSIDQRTYSDNIPHPRTSQGENFFKADPNLDYLLERYLPGSMHEWARQQLSWLGAQVAGPIDERAAHTDREGKPRLRKYNRLGEDISEIITNEGYKETVAEVYGAGIVSYLYQDIPELGRKAPYSYSFFMGYLVSQSEPGFYCPVTLSMSAAYLLDRYGSEAQKEQYLTGLTSRDRTRLYEGATWLTERQGGSDIGANLTIAEPVAGRPGVYRLTGEKFFASNAGAFVATVLARIDEEKPGTKGLGLFLVPWVKPDNERNHIQVRRLKEKLGVNAVPSAEILLNGAEGYLIGEPQNGFKYMAEALNLSRICNAIASIGIMRRAFYEARYYAEQRRAFGKPIDQYPMVKEMLVSLLLDTEVSTGAVFDMIAVYDRLQSHSASKEDNALARLLIPLLKYRTGEEAVESTHTAIEIHGGNGYIEEYVTPRLLRDAQVLTVWEGTSNILALDILRVMQKENSHEVFSQLLRERIAGWKHAFSQPYAELIRTELVILEENIAYLMQQTHDYVTYKLKTLADHMVDLYTLSCIVSEAEDQVTRMGNARKYILARLYAKKHFQSSEKRGVQSDSLLDVQFFTQLVEYQFVSVEEWAQQSVIVPTR, encoded by the coding sequence ATGAGTGATTTGCAAACGAGCATCGATCAGCGAACTTACAGCGACAACATCCCGCACCCGCGTACGTCACAGGGGGAAAACTTTTTCAAAGCAGATCCCAACCTCGATTACTTGCTGGAACGTTATCTCCCTGGTTCTATGCATGAATGGGCCAGACAGCAGCTGAGCTGGCTAGGTGCGCAAGTGGCAGGACCCATCGACGAGCGTGCCGCCCATACGGACAGAGAAGGCAAGCCAAGATTGCGCAAGTACAATCGGTTGGGCGAGGATATTTCCGAGATTATTACCAATGAAGGCTATAAGGAAACAGTAGCAGAGGTTTACGGAGCAGGCATCGTCAGCTATTTGTATCAAGACATTCCCGAGTTGGGGAGAAAAGCGCCGTACAGCTATTCTTTTTTCATGGGCTATCTTGTGAGCCAGTCAGAGCCGGGGTTCTATTGCCCTGTTACTTTGTCGATGTCAGCCGCTTATTTACTTGATCGCTATGGCAGCGAAGCACAAAAGGAGCAGTATCTGACAGGACTGACCTCTCGTGATCGCACTCGCTTGTATGAAGGAGCTACGTGGCTGACCGAGAGACAGGGAGGCTCGGATATCGGTGCGAATTTGACTATAGCAGAGCCAGTAGCAGGTCGGCCGGGTGTGTACCGATTGACAGGAGAAAAGTTTTTTGCGAGCAATGCTGGAGCATTTGTTGCGACTGTTTTGGCGAGAATCGATGAGGAGAAACCGGGGACAAAAGGGCTCGGACTGTTTTTGGTGCCATGGGTGAAGCCTGACAACGAACGCAATCACATCCAGGTTCGCCGCTTGAAAGAGAAGCTGGGAGTCAACGCCGTACCATCTGCAGAGATTCTGTTGAACGGGGCAGAGGGTTATTTGATCGGGGAGCCACAGAACGGCTTCAAGTACATGGCAGAAGCACTGAACCTCTCGCGCATTTGCAACGCGATTGCTTCGATTGGGATCATGCGTCGGGCCTTTTACGAAGCGAGGTATTACGCCGAACAACGTCGTGCATTCGGGAAGCCAATCGATCAGTATCCGATGGTAAAAGAAATGCTGGTGAGCCTCTTATTGGATACGGAGGTCAGCACAGGTGCGGTGTTTGATATGATTGCTGTCTATGATCGCTTACAGTCTCATTCCGCGAGCAAAGAGGATAACGCGCTTGCTCGTCTACTGATTCCTTTGCTGAAATACCGTACAGGGGAAGAGGCCGTCGAATCGACCCATACCGCGATTGAAATTCATGGCGGTAACGGATATATCGAGGAATACGTGACGCCGCGTCTGTTGCGGGATGCCCAAGTTTTGACCGTATGGGAAGGGACCTCGAATATACTCGCACTCGATATTTTGCGTGTGATGCAAAAAGAAAACAGCCACGAAGTGTTTAGTCAATTGCTTCGGGAGCGCATAGCTGGGTGGAAGCATGCCTTTTCACAGCCGTACGCCGAGCTGATTCGGACAGAACTGGTCATTCTCGAGGAAAATATCGCCTATCTCATGCAACAGACCCATGATTATGTAACGTACAAATTAAAAACGCTCGCAGACCATATGGTAGACTTGTACACCTTATCATGCATCGTCAGTGAAGCAGAGGATCAGGTAACACGTATGGGAAATGCGCGCAAATACATTTTGGCAAGACTGTATGCCAAAAAGCATTTCCAATCATCAGAAAAGCGGGGGGTTCAATCCGATTCTTTGCTGGACGTACAGTTCTTTACCCAACTGGTGGAGTATCAGTTTGTCAGCGTAGAAGAGTGGGCCCAACAATCCGTGATTGTTCCGACCCGATAA
- a CDS encoding YqaA family protein, which yields MLEHITQLFMQYGMWGLAAMAFLDSFISPIPPFFMQIAMSLLNPGSAIQFATVAFTASVLGAPIGFLLGRWLGKPLLHKILPEKWVIVATEKFAKNGDAAVLIGAFTPIPFKVFTVLSGVFNYSLTKLMFYAIIGRGLKFYLIGTLFYLYGKHAKVLIDEYFEITLLAVATLVASIWFIWSIRRKRYA from the coding sequence ATGCTCGAACATATCACACAGCTATTCATGCAATATGGGATGTGGGGACTCGCTGCCATGGCATTTTTGGACTCTTTTATCAGTCCGATTCCTCCGTTTTTTATGCAAATTGCGATGAGTCTGCTCAATCCAGGCTCAGCGATTCAGTTTGCGACAGTAGCCTTTACTGCTTCCGTCCTCGGCGCTCCCATCGGGTTTTTGTTGGGGAGATGGCTGGGAAAACCACTTTTGCACAAGATTCTCCCTGAAAAATGGGTTATCGTAGCGACGGAAAAATTCGCAAAAAACGGGGATGCTGCCGTACTGATCGGAGCTTTTACCCCCATTCCTTTCAAGGTTTTCACTGTGCTCTCTGGCGTATTCAATTACTCGCTGACCAAGCTCATGTTTTATGCGATCATCGGGCGAGGATTGAAGTTTTATCTGATTGGCACCTTGTTTTATTTATACGGGAAACACGCAAAGGTCCTGATCGATGAATACTTTGAGATCACTCTGCTGGCGGTTGCAACACTGGTAGCTTCGATCTGGTTTATTTGGAGCATACGCCGCAAGCGGTATGCGTAA